One window from the genome of Anomalospiza imberbis isolate Cuckoo-Finch-1a 21T00152 unplaced genomic scaffold, ASM3175350v1 scaffold_77, whole genome shotgun sequence encodes:
- the LOC137467732 gene encoding one cut domain family member 2-like has translation MRSGRGGRRCLGGEPGACAMNPELAMEPLGSLHGAAGHEPEMMGSPSPHHGGRSAGPLRVPPPPPPPPPPPPPPPHQELPPAARPAMVPSMASLLDGAAEYRPELSIPLHHAMSVPCEASPPGMGMSGTYTTLTPLQPLPPISAVSDKFHHPHAHPHAHHHHHHHQRLPGSAGGGFALMRDERGLPAVNSLYGPYKEVPAVGQSLSPLGNGLGPLPGSQQGLHGYGPPGHDKMLSPNFEAHAAMLARGEQHLPRGLGTPPAMLPPLNGAHHPAPPGPPPPHGPALPAGRERPPPAAGPQGSGAGQLEEINTKEVAQRITAELKRYSIPQAIFAQRVLCRSQGTLSDLLRNPKPWSKLKSGRETFRRMWKWLQEPEFQRMSALRLAACKRKEQEPSKERNNSQKKSRLVFTDLQRRTLFAIFKENKRPSKEMQITISQQLGLELTTVSNFFMNARRRSLEKWQDDLSSGGSSSAPSTCTKA, from the exons GGCGGGGCACGAACCGGAGATgatgggcagccccagccctcaccACGGTGGCCGCAGCGCGGGGCCGCTCCGAGTGCcgccccccccgccgccgccgccgccgccgccgccgccgccgccgcaccaggagctgccccccgccgcccggcccgcCATGGTGCCCAGCATGGCCTCGCTGCTGGACGGCGCCGCCGAGTACCGGCCCGAGCTCTCCATCCCGCTGCACCACGCCATGAGCGTGCCCTGCGAGGCCTCGCCGCCCGGCATGGGCATGAGCGGCACCTACACCACGCTGACGCCGCTCCAGCCCCTGCCGCCCATCTCCGCCGTCTCCGACAAGTTCCACCACCCGCATGCCCACCCGCAcgcccaccaccaccaccaccaccaccagcgcctgccgggcagcgccggcggCGGCTTCGCGCTCATGCGGGACGAGCGCGGGCTGCCGGCCGTCAACAGCCTCTACGGGCCCTACAAGGAGGTGCCGGCCGTGGGGCAGAGCCTCTCGCCGCTGGGCAACGGGCTGGGCCCGctccctggctcccagcagggccTGCACGGCTACGGGCCGCCTGGCCACGACAAGATGCTGAGCCCCAACTTCGAGGCGCACGCGGCAATGCTGGCGCGGGGGGAGCAGCACCTGCCCCGGGGGCTGGGGACGCCCCCGGCCATGCTGCCGCCCCTGAACGGCGCGCACCACCCCGCGCCccccgggccgccgccgccgcacggccccgcgctgcccgccggccgggagcggccgccccccgccgccggcccgcaggggagcggcgcggggcagctggaggagatCAACACCAAGGAGGTGGCACAAAGGATCACGGCGGAGCTGAAGCGCTACAGCATCCCGCAGGCCATCTTCGCCCAACGAGTGCTGTGCCGCTCCCAGGGGACCCTCTCGGACTTGCTGCGGAACCCCAAGCCCTGGAGTAAACTCAAGTCCGGCCGGGAGACGTTCCGCAGGATGTGGAAGTGGCTGCAGGAGCCGGAGTTCCAGAGGATGTCTGCCCTGCGGCTAGCAG CCTGCAAACGCAAAGAGCAAGAGCCCAGCAAAGAGCGGAACAACTCCCAGAAGAAATCCCGCCTGGTTTTCACGGACCTCCAGCGCCGAACGCTTTTCGCCATCTTCAAGGAGAACAAGCGTCCCTCCAAAGAAATGCAGATCACCATCTcccagcagctgggcctggagcTCACCACCGTCAGCAACTTCTTCATGAACGCCCGCCGGCGCAGCCTGGAGAAGTGGCAGGACGACCTGAGCTCCGGGGGCTCCTCCTCGGCCCCCAGCACCTGCACCAAGGCGTGA